In Chrysemys picta bellii isolate R12L10 chromosome 22, ASM1138683v2, whole genome shotgun sequence, the genomic stretch GGCTAAATGACAGGAGTTGGAGCATTAgcctggggaggtgggagggaagcaCCATTCCCAGCCTCCCCACCAGGGCGGGTACATCAGATTTGAGCTCGGTGCTAGCTGGTGACAGCACCCTGCAAATCAGGCGTTATCCCACTGCACCCACCACTTCTTGCCCAGCCCTGGCATCTCATCCTGGGCTCCTAGGTAGGTGAGCATCCCCTCCCTAGCCCTTTATCTGGTGCACTCACCCGGCATGTTCTTCCAGTGCCGGTCCTTGCCCACATAGATGAGCTCGTTGCTTTTGGTCTCCCCGCCCTCAAAGGAGACCTCCCCAAACCTCTTGGCCCCCTTGCCGCACACAAACTTCTTGCAGCACTGGCCAGGCACCTTGAGCAGCTGTGAGTCAGGgcagctgagggaggccaggggcagctccagggggcagaggggcaggcagcCCACGGCACCATcgatgcagctgcactggtgcttgCAGCTGGGCTGGAAGTTCTCACCGTTCTGGTAGATCCGCCCGTTGTATTCGCACGTCCGGCCTTCCTGTTTGGCTGGGGACACAGCAGGGCCCCCGAGGGTCTTGTTAGTTAGCTGCCCAAGAGGGACCACTGCTCCCTAGCAGATCCCCCCCCCTCACATCAAGATACCCAATGTTCTAGGAACGCACTACTAGTCTGCCTGACGCctaacctccccctgcccccccacagccacATGTTGGCTTGGCATTATGGCTCCAGAACAGCAAGGGTCCTCTGGGTACTTTGCTGCTCAGAAGCATTGCATTATGGGAGAGGGACAGAACCACAGCAGTGGCCAGACACTTGCAGAATCAGTTGCACCACGCAGAACGGGGGTCAACAGCACCCTGGCACAGCTATGGCATGGTGCTCGGGCATCCACCCCCTTTCCTCCGGCACAGACCTACGCCCAGCTGGGGATTATTGTGCAGGTATCAGATGTGATCAGAGGAGACTTGAGGGGGAGGGGCATCCTGCACTGGGGAATAGAGAGGTCTTGGGGTTCAAGCCCCTTAAGGGGGTGGGGACACAGTATGTCTCAGACTTGGACTATTCCCATCAGAGGTCCAtggctggagccccctcctgtggcTGGGGTCCTTTGAGGGTGGTGACTAGGGTGCCCCCCAAATGAGGAAGGAACCTCACCTCTAAGGTAATTCACAGCCCATGGCCAGAGCATCCCAGGCCCTGACGAGGCCAATGGGCGCTGCTGATGCTGAGTGAGCTCGGGAGATGAAGGCCCTGGATGGATCTCAGAGGGTGTGCGGGGAGGTGGGATCCAGGTCCTTCATCCTTAGACGGCACCATTAGGCCAGCCCCAAGTGTTGGAGCGGGGACTGAGGCCGCTGCTCCTCCTAAGGGCCCAGCAGCGAGAGTTTTTAGAGAGGAGCCCCAGCTTTAAATAGCTCCAGAAAACAGGATGTGGGTCGGGATCACAAGGGCCAGGAATGGATCGTGTTGCAACAGCAGCGAAAAAAACCGAACACAAACTCTCATGCTGGATCCAGGCTCCCTCGCCTGCCGGGACCAGGGGGAAaatacctctccccccacccctgagagaaagggtgtgggggggcagattTCCAAGGATGGAGGGGCAAGTGTAGAATCCCTGCAGGAatgtggctggctctggctcccTGGCCCAACTTTTCACTCTCCTGGACACATTCCTGAGCCCTGAGCTCACAGGCTccagcttcccgctgccccccacccctggactGGGCATGAGCCGATccacactgggggcagggggcacaggttAGCGATGCTTTCCCACCCCGacccagccacccccccccccgtggctcTGCGGTCTCCCCATGTTTTAATGGGCTGCTGGATGCACTCCTCTTTCTGGGCTCTGTGCTGTGCTACCCCTGAAAATTTACATGGGGGCTGAATCCCTGAGAAGCACATGTGTATTGTCAGTTTCCCATATGACCTGTCCCCACTCCTAAGCCAGACGTCCATTCCCTCCCACCCGCCCGGTATTAATGACACACACGTGGTCAAGGGAGACAGTCCGATCTGCCGCCTTCTCCCAGGCAGTCAGCTCCAGcgtggcaggggtgtgtgtgtgtgtggtgggggggggggggaggcacccTGGAAGGCATCAGCATTTTGGAGATGGGTTTTCAAACACACTGAGCCCGATTGCCTTCTCGGCCAGTCAGAACTCAAAGGGGGACCCTGCCCCCCATTTACACCCATCGTGAACTCTTGTGGGGCTAACACTAACCCATCCCACTGCCCCACAGGGCTGGTACTAACATGACTTCCAGGCTCTATTCCAAGCAGGGGGAGAAAGTGTCAGTCAATCACTGGGGCTGGTGGAGCATCAGTGACACACGTCCCCTTCACTGTCctgggctcctctcccctccctgctcccaccaaCACACCTCATCCAGCCCTGCCATGCCCCTGCGCTCCCACCCTGAccagtcctcccccccccccgcacctagAGCACCTCCCCCCAAGAGACAGCGCACATTAGATCCCACTGGGGGAGGGACGGTTTCCCTGTTTAGCCCTGGATTGCCCCAAGCTGGCTGTCCCCAGAGCTCCcttaagggggggcaggaggcagcacaTTCCTTCCACCAGCTCTCTGTATATAGATGCCACCTGCCCTGTGCGGGGCATCAGCTTGACATGGTTATTGAAGAACCTACAGTAACACCACTTCACTCTTGGACAGAGAGGTTCCAGGAGACACCCCACGCCCTGTCATTGCCTCAGAGATGGGAATTCCACCAGTTCAGTCAGGTGGacacctcccactccccccaagTTGGTACCTGACCAACACCTTTCCTAGACTGGGGCAGGAGCTAGATCTGTTGGACTttgcggggtgtgggggggggggaaagagaagggagGAGTTCATGGTCCCCTACATTctttgccccccaaaaagatcCTCTTATTTGGCTCAAGAACCGGGGTGGGGGTGTTGCCAGCAGGGTCTGTATGTGGGGGTTCATCTCACTcttttggggtgggaggattgTCACAAGCAGAGTTtatattgcccccccccccagtcttcccTGATGATCTGGAACATGGGTAACCCCCCCCCAGAGATGCAAACAGAAAGTAAACAAGGACATGCCCCCTGGTGCCGGTCCCAGCAACCTGCTTACCCCGACAGATGCCCTTGCTGGCCAAGGGGTCTGCCCCAAAGTTGCATTCCAGCCCCCTGTGGGGGTCACATGGCCAGTGCTTGCTGCAGTCGTCGTTCAGCTGCCTGGCACAGACTTTGCAGCACCCACAGCCATCAGGCACCATGCTGACCCCGGGAGCACaatggggtgggctgggggggcaAACACACTGCAGAGGGCAACGACATACCACCTACAGGCAAAGAAACCCCATGGATGAGGGATAATGTTTTGTCAGGACCTAGAAAAAATGAGTCACAGCTGGTTGTGAATAGACACCAtgttggtggggggaagggacagaatAACATTTCTGTAGGTCCTACAAAAGTGTTTTGCAGGTTTTAAATAGACAAGCCCTGCCGAGTCcaaacatttccccccacccccatgagtAGACACACTGGGCAAGCACTTCAACGAAGGGACTATTTTGGGATGGATGAGCCAGTCCCCTTTTTATAGGAGGTGGCACTAAAATAGTTTCCTAGGTGCAGCTGCATTTCTCAAAGGATctgcattccccccacccccacgttaAACCACAACAATAAAAATCCAGCCAGGATCAAAGTCACCACCATGGAGACAGGCAGGGCAGAGAACAGATAGGGATTTAGGGaagtaataaaagaaaagaaaaaaaaaatctcaggatcaaattctgctctcaggctAGCACAAGACccactggagttactcctgatcttTTTTCAGaacagcagccgtgttagtctgtatccgcaaaaagaacaggagtacttgtggcaccttagagactgttaTAGTACTCTTACTCCTGATCTTGTTTACACTAATTTAAATCCagagcagcagcacaggcagTGACTCCAGGTTTATACCAGAGCAAGTGAGCTCAGAAGGCCGGAACTTCAGCTAGCCTAAACCAGTGTCACGCCCACTGAGCATCTAGGAGAAAAATCTTCAAATTCAGGAGcccaaagttaggcacctaaaagaaaaaaaagtcagtagCCAGGTTTGCAGAACACCCAGCACCACGTGAAGTCAACGCGAACAGGCTCTGAAAGGCCGGGTCAGTTCTCAATAGGACCCAGTTCCTTAGCTGGGATCccccagatggggggggggggggatagccccagatggggggggggggggatagccccagatgggggggggggggatagccccagatgggggggggggggggggatagccccagatggggggggggggggggatagcccCAGATGGGAACGGGCTCCCTAGACAGGGGCGCAGACTTTAGAGCCCCCAAAACGAGTCcctcagccggtgtaaatcagTCTCGCTCCGGCGAGTCAATAGGAGcgactgatttacaccagctgaggatctgcccgtCCATCCCCAAGCGGGAAGCTGGGATCCCGAAGTCGGAAGATTCCCCACTCACCAGAGCAACGCGCAGCAGGAAAACAAAGCTGAGCAGAGACGCTTGTTTCATCGCGGACTTAAACGGGCCCGAGGAAAGAACTGCCCAGAGGGGCTCGGGGGAACTGAGTCACAGCTGATCCGAGCAACCAGCCAGTCTTAGCACTACCGCC encodes the following:
- the LOC101954096 gene encoding CCN family member 1-like isoform X1, which translates into the protein MKQASLLSFVFLLRVALVVCRCPLQCVCPPSPPHCAPGVSMVPDGCGCCKVCARQLNDDCSKHWPCDPHRGLECNFGADPLASKGICRAKQEGRTCEYNGRIYQNGENFQPSCKHQCSCIDGAVGCLPLCPLELPLASLSCPDSQLLKVPGQCCKKFVCGKGAKRFGEVSFEGGETKSNELIYVGKDRHWKNMPAWPPLFKAHSVLRKCLTQTTDWSPCSKTCGLGASTRVTNNNPQCKLAKETQLCQIRPCDQPDFTKLKKGRKCLRTHKAQEPVHYIYAGCKSLRKYQPSYCGSCLDGRCCVPLHTRTLAVPFRCPDGDSFTRSVMVIHSCQCGPAHCQPLNEAAMHPQHRLDGDTHKFLE